The genomic segment TGGAGCTCCAGCCCGGCGGAGACGGGCGTCTGACAGGCGCGCAGGCGTGTCCCCTGAGCGGTCCAGATCCAGCAATCCTGACAGGCGTTCATGAGGCAGAAGCCAGCGCGCGGCTCGCCGGAGAACTCGTTGTATCTGAGCGTTTGGCCGGCCTCCAGAACGGCGGACAGGACGCTCTGCCCGGCATGGGCGCAGAGGTCGCGCCCGTCCAGACGGAAGGTCACGGAGGCTCCCTTGCGGCGCACGGCCGGCACGAACTGGCTGGGGGATGCGGCTTCGGTCGGGTCCGGCGGCTGGGGCTCCGGCTCGGCTGTCTCGTCCGGCTGGGTCATGTTCTATCGTATTTCGATAGTTATTATCGAAATGAAAGTTTCGATGGAGAGACCGGCCCTGTCAAGGCCGCAAGCCGGCGGTCAGATCTTGGAGAGGGACCGGGCGGCGGCGACCACGAGTGGGGCGAAGCGCTCCACCATCTCCTCGCGGGAATAGCGTGCGAGCGAGGTGGCGATGTTGATCGCGGCGATGGGCCGGCCGCCGGTATCGACGATGGCCGCGGCGACCGATCCGTCGCCGTGATAGATTTCCTCGCACGCAACCCCGAAGCCGGCCTGCGCGGCCTCGTCCACGCGCTCCATCACCGTCGCGATATCCCAGACGGTATGCGGCGTGTGCGGCCTGAGATCGGAGCGGCGCACGATGTCGCGCGCCTCGTCGGCGGGAAGCCTTGAGAGGATCGCCAGCCCCGGCGCCGTGCAGTAGGCCGGCAGCCTGGTGCCGATGATGACGTCCGTATTGAGGACGTGGCGGCTGAGGAAGCGCGAGACGAACACGACCTCGGTGTCGTCGGGGATGGTGAGATTGACGGTTTCCTCCGTCTCCTTGCTGAGATGGAGCAGATAGGGAATGGCCCGCTCCACCAACCTGTTGGAGCGGGTGAAGTGGTAGCCGAGATCGAGCGTCCTCACCGTCAGCTCGAACTGGCGCGTGTCGGGGTTCTTCGCCAGATAGCCGAGCTTGACCAGCGTGTGGGTGAAGCGCTGGGCGGCGCTCATGTCGAGATCCGTCACGGATGCGATCTGCGACAGGCTCATGGCCGGCCGGTCCGCATCGAAGGCAGACAGGACACGGAACGCCTTTTCGACGGACCGCACCATCAGCGGATCGTTCTTCGGTTTCTTCTCCGTACTCGCCACCGGGAAACCCCCCTTTCTCGTGAGCTGCCGCACGGGCCGGGTTCCGGGCCGCCCGCCGCAACGAGCGGTCTAGCCCATCCGGCGCCCCACAGAAAGCGACCTTGACAGGATGAGATTGGTGCTTTCAAAATACAATAGCAATTATCGCATAACAATAGTTTGGAGTGGCGAATGCGCAATTTCATCCTCACGGAGGTCGACGGGCCGGTCTTCACCATCACGCTGAACCGCCCGGAAGTCCTCAACGCCTGGAACGCGGCGATGCGCGAGGAGCTGGTCGACGCTCTGGACGAGGCGGAGAACGACGAGGCGGTGAAGGCCGTCATTCTCACCGGCGCCGGCGATCGCGCATTCGGCGCGGGCCAGGACCTCAACGAGACGAAGACCTTCGACGCCGACCGCGCGGAGCTCTGGATCGGCGAGTGGGAAAAGCTCTATACGCGCATCCGCTCGCTTTCCAAGCCCATCGTCGCGGCGCTCAACGGCGTGGCGGCGGGCTCGGCCTTCCAGGTCGCGCTCCTGTGCGATCTGCGCGTCGGCCATTCCGGCGTCACCATGGGCCAGCCGGAGATCAATTCCGGCATCGCGAGTTCCACCGGCCCCTGGATCATGCGGGAGATGCTGGGCATCGCGCGCACCATCGACCTGACCCTGACGGGCCGCATGATGGATGCCGAGGAGGCGGAGAGGATCGGTCTCATCAACCGGCTCGTCCCGCGCGACAAGGTTGCCGGGGAGGCCATGGCGCTCGCCCGCGAGCTGGCGGAGAAGCCGCCGGTGGCGATGCGGCTCGACCGGCAGCGCTTCCGCGAGGTGACGGAGGCCTCCTTCCAGGACGCGCTCAAGGCCGGCATCCGCATCCAGCGCGAGGCCTACGCCTCCGGCGAGCCCGCCCGCATGATGGAGGCATTTCTGGCGAAACGCCGCGCGCGCAAGAACGCATAGCAAGAGATCTCGGGGGTTCTTCAAGCAAAGAGGGGAAGGAAATGAAGAACAAGATGTCCATGTCAATGAGCCGTCGCACGGTCCTCATGGGGGCGGGGGCGGTGCTCGCCACGCCGGCCATCCTGCGGCCGGCCTTCGGCGAGACCACGCTGACGGTCGCCGATCCGGGTGGCCCGTTCGGCCCGGCCTTCCGCAAGGCCTTCTACGACCCGTTCCAGAAGGAGACCGGCATCACGATCGTCAATGTGGCGCGCGAGGCCGAGCCCACCGCGCAGTTCAAGTCGATCGTGGAGACCGGCGCCTATATCTGGGATGTGTGCACGCTGACCCTTTCGGCGCGCAAGATCCTGGAGAAGGGCGATCTCCTGGAGCCGACAGGGGTCAAGGAGGCCGACGCGCCGGGCATGATGGCGGAGGCGCTGTTCCCGAATTTCGTCGGCACCGACGTCTATTCCACGATCTTCGCCTACCGCACCGACAAGATGGGCGACAAGGCCCCGAAATCCTGGACCGATTTCTGGGATGTCGAGGGCTTCCCGGGCCGGCGCGCCCTGCGCAAGAATCCCATCGACACGCTCGAGCAGGCGCTGCTCGCCGACGGCGTGCCGCTGGAGGAGCTCTATCCGCTCGATGTCGACCGCGCCTTTGCGAGCCTCGACAGGATCAAGCCGCATATCGCGGTCTGGTGGACCGGCGGCGCCCAGTCGACGCAGCTTCTCCAGAGCGGCGAGGTCGACATGATCTCCGGCTGGAACGCCCGCCTGCAGGCCGCCATCGACGGGGGGACGCCCGCCGAGCTGGTCTGGAACCAGGGGCTCTATTCCATCGAGGGCTGGGGCATCCCGAAGGGCAACCCCAAGGCGGACGCGGCGCGCGAATTCGTCAGGTTCTGCACCAGGCCCGAACAGCAGGCGCTCTATACGAGCGAGCTCGCCTACGGCCCGACGAACCGGAAGGCCTATGACAGCATCCCGGCCGAGCGCGCCAAGGTGCTGCCGACGGCGCCGGCGAACATCTCGCAGATGCGGATCGCCAGCGAGGACTGGTGGAGCTCGAACCGCGCGGACATGACCGAGCGGTTCAACGCCTGGCTCCTCACCTGAGGCCATGGACGACACGCATGGCCGGTCCGCTCCGGCGGGCCGGCCCCATGTGCCTCCGCACGCCCCGTATCCGCGTGCCGGAACGACCTTTTCTTCGGGATATACGATGGTGAATGTGGACCGCACCGCCAACGCGCCGCCCAAGCTCGAGATCAAGGGGCTCGGCAAGCAATACGGCAACGTCACCGCACTGGAACCGACCGATCTTTCCGTGGAGGCCGGCGAATTCGTCACCCTGCTCGGACCGTCGGGCTCCGGCAAGACGACGCTCCTGCAGATGATTTCCGGGCTGACCGAGCCGACAAGCGGCGAGCTCTGGGTCGACGGGAGAAACGAGACGGAAACGCCC from the Kaustia mangrovi genome contains:
- a CDS encoding (2Fe-2S)-binding protein, which produces MTQPDETAEPEPQPPDPTEAASPSQFVPAVRRKGASVTFRLDGRDLCAHAGQSVLSAVLEAGQTLRYNEFSGEPRAGFCLMNACQDCWIWTAQGTRLRACQTPVSAGLELHTSCPATPEGT
- a CDS encoding IclR family transcriptional regulator, producing the protein MASTEKKPKNDPLMVRSVEKAFRVLSAFDADRPAMSLSQIASVTDLDMSAAQRFTHTLVKLGYLAKNPDTRQFELTVRTLDLGYHFTRSNRLVERAIPYLLHLSKETEETVNLTIPDDTEVVFVSRFLSRHVLNTDVIIGTRLPAYCTAPGLAILSRLPADEARDIVRRSDLRPHTPHTVWDIATVMERVDEAAQAGFGVACEEIYHGDGSVAAAIVDTGGRPIAAINIATSLARYSREEMVERFAPLVVAAARSLSKI
- a CDS encoding enoyl-CoA hydratase/isomerase family protein, whose amino-acid sequence is MRNFILTEVDGPVFTITLNRPEVLNAWNAAMREELVDALDEAENDEAVKAVILTGAGDRAFGAGQDLNETKTFDADRAELWIGEWEKLYTRIRSLSKPIVAALNGVAAGSAFQVALLCDLRVGHSGVTMGQPEINSGIASSTGPWIMREMLGIARTIDLTLTGRMMDAEEAERIGLINRLVPRDKVAGEAMALARELAEKPPVAMRLDRQRFREVTEASFQDALKAGIRIQREAYASGEPARMMEAFLAKRRARKNA
- a CDS encoding ABC transporter substrate-binding protein; amino-acid sequence: MSRRTVLMGAGAVLATPAILRPAFGETTLTVADPGGPFGPAFRKAFYDPFQKETGITIVNVAREAEPTAQFKSIVETGAYIWDVCTLTLSARKILEKGDLLEPTGVKEADAPGMMAEALFPNFVGTDVYSTIFAYRTDKMGDKAPKSWTDFWDVEGFPGRRALRKNPIDTLEQALLADGVPLEELYPLDVDRAFASLDRIKPHIAVWWTGGAQSTQLLQSGEVDMISGWNARLQAAIDGGTPAELVWNQGLYSIEGWGIPKGNPKADAAREFVRFCTRPEQQALYTSELAYGPTNRKAYDSIPAERAKVLPTAPANISQMRIASEDWWSSNRADMTERFNAWLLT